In the Candidatus Zixiibacteriota bacterium genome, CCGTGTCCGTTGTTTCCTGGCCATGCCCACCGATCAAATTAGTTTAGTCATTATGCCATTAAGATGGTTGGCTGCTTATCAGCCTACATCGTGGACGACCGGAGTTGGCCGGGGCTGCCTGATGATGAGAGCAACTTAGCCGAGTGTCTCTGTCCGCCTCTGAGCGGATATTGATTGGACGGAATAGTAGAAGTTCGGCACTTGAATCAATTCAAACCTGGACCCTTTGATTCGATAGAAATCGATCCATGTCAAACTACATCCCTCAACCACCAAGGGCGATAATGGTATTGTTGAGCCGTCGCAGCAAGTCATCGTATGTGATGATGTCCATCATGTTCGCATACTTGCGCTTGATTATCTCGAAGTCCAGCAACTGACTACCAGTCATGTTGGCCCCGCCGATCTGATCGCGTCCAACAATGATAATTGCCTTAGGGTTGGAGATCCGGATCCTCATGCCCGTCGGCAACTCAGCGGCATACCTTTCGGTGAGTTTGTTTTCACCTTTGACGCCCCACTTCGACAAGTGGAAGAGATATTTCTCGGCCTGCATGATGCTGCCGCTCAACTCGGCGGTCGGGATGCTATTGTCACGGTAAAGGCTCTTGCGAAGGATTTTGTCATCGAAAGGTTTCTTGATTTCGATGACGTCGAGATTGCCGTGGGCATCGACTAAGGCTATATCGATGTGACGATTGGTCTTCTTAGCGGGATCGCTGTAGTAGTCGTGGATAGTGATGTTCTCGAGTACCTTGATGTACTTCGGGAACAAAAGGAGCAGGAAGGACAGCATCAACTGCTGCCACTCGCCCTCGGACCAATTCTTCTTGGTCTTCAAGGCATCGTCTATCAGGTCTCGGATCAAGACGTATTTTACAATCTCCTGTCTCTTCAAAGCGCCCAAGTCGAGTTTCGTGATGCTGGCGAGTGACGTCTTCTTGTTGAGATAGCTCTCATAGCGACCCCGTGCATCCTTCATGCCGTCGAGGTACTGAGAAAGAATCGTCTGAACACGGGCATCGGCATAGCGATCAAGTTCATAGGTGTTTGGGAATTTTTTGAGTAGCTCCTCAAATACGCCCCACGGGATTGCGCCAGGGCGTGATCCACCAATCACGATAGGATCGGAGTGTTCTAGAAGCTCTGAGAGCCGAGAAAAAATTGAGACGTTGCGCTCAGCAGCAAAGATCCGCCGCTTGAGTGTCACGTCACGACTTATGAGTAAGTCGTTTTTGATATCGAGGATCCGCGCAGGGATCTTCACATAGCCATCATCAAATGTACCGAATTGAAACCGATACTCGTAATCCTCGAAATCTTGTGTGAGTGTGGGAGGGTTTAGCAAATCTCCAGGTGCGAAATGGAATATTCGGGATATCTGCGCCTCCTTTTTTGTCGTCAGATCATCCCAGACCCATTTATTGGCTCCCCAGTCCTCTTTGTATTCAAGAGCGACACCTGTAGCCGTAATCTGAAAATCAAGCATGCTTCCCTCTGCGCGTATTCAAAGGGGCCAGGCTCATATTTTCACAAGTAGCCGAGCCACAAAACGCCGATAGCATACCCGTTGCACAGCTGATTGTCCGCTTCGAGGCAAAGTGACCAACAACTGCTCCTGGACGGTAGCTGAAGTTCTCGGCCCAAAGTATGAACTTCCGCT is a window encoding:
- a CDS encoding DUF4263 domain-containing protein; translation: MLDFQITATGVALEYKEDWGANKWVWDDLTTKKEAQISRIFHFAPGDLLNPPTLTQDFEDYEYRFQFGTFDDGYVKIPARILDIKNDLLISRDVTLKRRIFAAERNVSIFSRLSELLEHSDPIVIGGSRPGAIPWGVFEELLKKFPNTYELDRYADARVQTILSQYLDGMKDARGRYESYLNKKTSLASITKLDLGALKRQEIVKYVLIRDLIDDALKTKKNWSEGEWQQLMLSFLLLLFPKYIKVLENITIHDYYSDPAKKTNRHIDIALVDAHGNLDVIEIKKPFDDKILRKSLYRDNSIPTAELSGSIMQAEKYLFHLSKWGVKGENKLTERYAAELPTGMRIRISNPKAIIIVGRDQIGGANMTGSQLLDFEIIKRKYANMMDIITYDDLLRRLNNTIIALGG